The following DNA comes from Vicia villosa cultivar HV-30 ecotype Madison, WI unplaced genomic scaffold, Vvil1.0 ctg.001598F_1_1, whole genome shotgun sequence.
GAAAAGGTACACCGAGCCTGAAACTGTAATTCTTGATGCAAAGTGTAGTGCAATCATTCAATGTACCTTACCGAGAAAAGAGAGCGATCCAAGACGAGTCACTTTGCCGGCTACCATTGGTGATATTCATGTTGGAAGAGGTTTAGTTGATTTGGGGTCTAGTATCAAATATATTCCATTGTCCATGGTGAAGAGGTTAAGCATTTTTGACTTAAAAGCAACGAGAATGACATTACAACTTGCCGATAAGTCCACAACTCGCCCTTATGGAGTTGCGGAAGATTTACTTGTGAAAGTTGATAAGTTCTTGTTTCCCGTTGATTTTGTTGTGATCGACATGGAGGAAGATATTGAGACACCCTTGATTCTTGGAAGGCCTTTCATGAAACGACAAGGATGATGAtcaatattgatgatggcttaatgaagtTGAGATTCCAAGATGAAGAAGTTTgttttgatctctttgaagctaTGAAACATCCAAGTGATAAAGGCGATTATTTTAGAATTGATGCTACAGAGGAAGCTATAATGAAGGTTGAAAGTCAAGTTCATTTGTTTGCCCCTCTCGAGAAAACATTAACTGAAGCTCTTGAAGTTCTTAATGAAGACGaggaaaaagagattgaagaatgtTTGCAAGATCTTGATGTAGCCGAAGAGATAAATCCTTTTGAGGAAAatattgaagagttgaaggatgagcCAAATATTGATAATGCAAAGTTAGAATTGAATATGTTACCATCCCActtgaaatatgtttttcttgaagaaggtgaGAAGAAACCGATGATCATTAGTGGTTCATTGTCAAGCAAGGAGGAGAAGttaattcatgtgttgaaagctaacATGGAAGCAATAGGTTGGGTTATTT
Coding sequences within:
- the LOC131635948 gene encoding uncharacterized protein LOC131635948, producing the protein MANQKSNEAAIKNLETQVGQLAKQLAETQTGPSFPANTQPNPKEHCKAIVIRSGRVVENGVEKEVENEEDRIEKENEQIPKYTKFMKDILTKKKRYTEPETVILDAKCSAIIQCTLPRKESDPRRVTLPATIGDIHVGRGLVDLGSSIKYIPLSMVKRLSIFDLKATRMTLQLADKSTTRPYGVAEDLLVKVDKFLFPVDFVVIDMEEDIETPLILGRPFMKRQG